In Gammaproteobacteria bacterium, a genomic segment contains:
- the wrbA gene encoding NAD(P)H:quinone oxidoreductase: MADILVLYYSRYGATARMANLIARGVEEVDGMQARLRTVPPVSTTCEAVDPEVPPEGAPYATQDDLRDCAGLALGSPTRFGNMAAPMKYFLDQTSGLWLSGALSGKPAAVFTSTSTLHGGQETTLLSMMLPLLHHGMLITGLPFTENALLTTRSGGTPYGPSHTAGPDSKAPVSDEEKQLCLALGRRLAGFARMLA, encoded by the coding sequence ATGGCCGATATCCTGGTGCTGTATTACAGCCGCTACGGCGCGACGGCCCGCATGGCCAACCTGATCGCGCGCGGCGTGGAGGAAGTCGACGGCATGCAGGCCCGCCTGCGCACCGTGCCGCCCGTCTCGACCACCTGCGAGGCCGTGGATCCCGAGGTACCGCCGGAAGGCGCACCCTACGCGACCCAGGACGACCTGCGCGACTGCGCCGGCCTGGCGCTGGGCAGCCCCACCCGCTTCGGCAACATGGCCGCCCCGATGAAGTATTTCCTCGACCAGACCAGCGGCCTGTGGCTCTCGGGTGCGCTGTCGGGCAAACCGGCGGCCGTGTTCACCTCCACCTCCACCCTGCACGGCGGCCAGGAGACCACCCTGCTGTCCATGATGCTCCCGCTGCTGCATCACGGCATGCTGATCACCGGCCTGCCGTTCACGGAAAACGCCCTGCTCACCACCCGCAGCGGCGGCACCCCTTACGGCCCCAGCCATACCGCTGGCCCGGACAGCAAGGCACCGGTCAGCGACGAGGAAAAACAGCTCTGCCTGGCGCTGGGGCGGCGCCTGGCGGGCTTTGCCAGGATGCTGGCCTGA
- a CDS encoding CZB domain-containing protein, with amino-acid sequence MKLKLGGLQVGCSSRRIAMNVQSHLEVIRRAKSSHLRWRAYAQALAAGVPVQEDQAPLAHTQCAFGKWYYGEGQSALGHLSVFQDIETPHELLHAIYAQVHEAAASGKLDKAHERLSDLVEMSKTLLQAIELLEAEVRDMG; translated from the coding sequence ATGAAACTTAAGCTGGGTGGTCTGCAGGTCGGCTGCTCATCGAGGAGAATCGCAATGAACGTCCAGTCGCATCTCGAAGTCATTCGGCGAGCGAAGTCATCCCATCTGCGCTGGCGCGCCTATGCCCAGGCCCTGGCGGCCGGAGTGCCCGTCCAGGAGGATCAGGCCCCGCTGGCCCACACCCAATGCGCGTTTGGGAAATGGTATTACGGTGAAGGGCAAAGTGCGCTGGGGCATTTGTCGGTATTCCAGGATATCGAGACGCCGCACGAGCTCCTGCACGCCATCTATGCCCAGGTGCACGAGGCCGCCGCGAGCGGCAAGCTCGACAAGGCGCACGAGCGGCTTAGCGATCTCGTCGAAATGTCCAAGACCCTGTTGCAGGCCATCGAACTGCTGGAAGCGGAAGTCCGCGATATGGGATAA
- a CDS encoding DUF3108 domain-containing protein: MKRLITGIVLFLLTAPAMAASLPAPLRPYEAKYILRIDEVPVAKSWMSLRPQKANEYLFRTVTKPMGIVAIFRDDVITEETTLGMVDGTLRPLSIRYSHQGIKHPQTGTARFDWSTRTLTGKLGNEQFSYQDIKPDTDDSFSLQLKIMQAVARGEKQVEFDALEKTKLKHYAFQIVGREKLDTRLGEIETVHVRRIKDKPSYKTDAWYAPKYGYLPVRIRQQHKDESPLVLTIDSYQPL; the protein is encoded by the coding sequence ATGAAACGTCTGATCACGGGGATTGTGCTGTTCCTGCTCACGGCACCGGCCATGGCGGCCAGCCTGCCGGCGCCCCTGCGCCCCTACGAGGCCAAGTACATCCTGCGCATCGACGAAGTACCCGTCGCCAAGTCGTGGATGTCCCTGCGCCCCCAGAAGGCAAACGAATATCTGTTCAGGACCGTCACCAAGCCGATGGGCATCGTGGCCATATTCCGCGATGACGTCATCACCGAAGAGACCACGCTCGGGATGGTGGACGGCACCCTGCGCCCGCTGAGCATCCGTTATTCTCACCAGGGCATCAAACATCCTCAAACCGGCACCGCCCGCTTCGACTGGTCCACCCGCACGCTCACGGGCAAGCTGGGCAACGAACAGTTCAGCTACCAGGACATCAAACCCGACACAGACGACAGCTTCTCCCTGCAACTGAAGATCATGCAGGCCGTGGCGCGCGGCGAAAAGCAGGTCGAATTCGACGCCCTGGAGAAGACCAAGCTCAAACATTACGCATTCCAGATCGTCGGCCGGGAAAAGCTGGACACCCGCCTGGGCGAGATCGAGACCGTTCACGTCAGGCGCATCAAGGACAAGCCGTCCTACAAGACCGACGCCTGGTACGCACCGAAATACGGCTATCTGCCGGTGCGCATACGCCAGCAGCACAAGGACGAATCGCCGCTGGTACTGACCATCGATTCATACCAACCGCTGTAA
- the hda gene encoding DnaA regulatory inactivator Hda, with product MAEQLALNVGLRDSAVFETYYAGPNRPVVGALQALGLGRGELQIFLWGGAGAGKSHLLQAVCHLAAGEGPGAVFLPLRTLGVHGPDILDGMLGRGVICLDDVDAVLGDPQWERGLFNLINDLRLHEQPLLMSAALSPVHLRAGLPDLASRLQWGAVFQLHPLDDEAKLEALSQRAQARGLALPVEAGRYLLHRYPRDLGTLLGVLDRLDAASLAAQRRLTVPFIKQVLGGDL from the coding sequence ATGGCCGAACAGTTGGCGCTCAACGTCGGCCTGCGCGACAGCGCGGTGTTCGAAACCTATTACGCGGGGCCCAACCGGCCGGTCGTCGGCGCGCTGCAGGCCCTGGGGCTGGGGCGGGGCGAGCTGCAGATCTTTTTATGGGGCGGTGCCGGCGCGGGCAAGAGCCACCTGCTGCAGGCCGTCTGCCATCTGGCGGCCGGCGAGGGGCCGGGTGCGGTATTCCTGCCCCTGCGGACGCTGGGGGTGCATGGACCGGACATCCTGGACGGCATGCTCGGGCGCGGCGTGATCTGCCTGGACGATGTGGATGCGGTGCTGGGCGATCCGCAGTGGGAGCGGGGCCTGTTCAATCTCATCAACGATCTGCGTCTGCACGAGCAGCCGCTGCTGATGAGCGCGGCGCTGAGCCCGGTCCACTTGCGTGCCGGCCTGCCCGATCTGGCGTCACGATTGCAGTGGGGGGCGGTTTTCCAGCTGCATCCCCTGGACGACGAGGCCAAGCTGGAGGCCCTGAGCCAGCGTGCCCAGGCGCGCGGTCTGGCCCTGCCCGTCGAGGCGGGACGCTATCTGCTGCACCGTTATCCGCGTGATCTGGGTACGCTGCTGGGGGTGCTGGACCGGCTGGATGCGGCGAGCCTGGCGGCTCAGCGCCGGTTGACCGTTCCCTTCATCAAGCAGGTGTTGGGCGGGGATCTCTGA
- the purN gene encoding phosphoribosylglycinamide formyltransferase: MSPSSCKIVVLISGTGTNLQALIDACGAGEIPGQIVAVIGNRPGAGGLERARRAGIPAECLDHRDYATREAFDQALMQVIDRYAPDLVCLAGFMRILTPAFTTHYLGRMLNIHPSLLPDYRGLHTHARALADGVREHGASVHFVTPDLDGGPVVVRVRVPVHADDTPETLAARVLEQEHRLYPAATTWFCAGRLKLNAGRVILDGAPLDHPLELTEVPA, encoded by the coding sequence ATGAGCCCTTCCTCCTGCAAGATCGTGGTGCTCATCTCGGGCACCGGCACCAATCTGCAGGCCCTGATCGACGCCTGCGGCGCCGGGGAGATCCCCGGGCAAATCGTGGCGGTGATCGGCAACCGCCCCGGCGCCGGCGGACTGGAACGCGCCCGCCGGGCCGGCATCCCGGCCGAATGCCTGGACCATCGCGACTATGCCACCCGCGAGGCATTCGACCAGGCGCTGATGCAGGTCATCGACCGCTACGCCCCTGACCTGGTCTGCCTCGCCGGTTTCATGCGCATCCTCACCCCCGCCTTCACCACCCACTACCTAGGGCGCATGCTGAACATCCACCCCTCCCTGCTCCCGGACTATCGCGGGCTGCACACCCATGCCCGCGCCCTGGCGGACGGCGTCCGGGAACACGGTGCCAGCGTGCATTTCGTAACGCCCGACCTGGACGGCGGCCCGGTCGTCGTGCGGGTACGGGTGCCGGTGCACGCCGACGACACCCCCGAGACGCTGGCCGCCCGCGTGCTGGAACAGGAACACCGGCTTTATCCCGCCGCCACGACCTGGTTTTGCGCCGGGCGGCTGAAACTGAATGCCGGCCGGGTGATACTGGACGGCGCACCGCTTGATCACCCCCTCGAACTCACGGAGGTGCCAGCATGA
- the purM gene encoding phosphoribosylformylglycinamidine cyclo-ligase → MSQESQRPPLSYRDAGVDIDAGAELVERIKSHTERTRRPGVLGSLGGFGALFELPTDRYRRPVLVSGTDGVGTKLKLAMMLNRHDTIGIDLVAMCVNDIVVTGAEPLFFLDYYATGHLDVEVAAQVVKGIADGCELAGCALTGGETAEMPGMYEAGDYDLAGFAVGIVEKDRILDGQGVQAGDVLLGLASSGPHSNGYSLIRKLVEVSHADLDQPCGTTSLGEALLAPTRIYVKPLLHLLEQLPIHALAHITGGGLTENLPRVLPEGTGAVVDPRAWVRPPVFDWLQQAGNVEAQEMLRTFNCGIGMMVVLPEEHAATASEYCREQGIEAWTIGRIEATPGQTPGVRYQGA, encoded by the coding sequence ATGAGCCAGGAATCCCAGCGCCCGCCCCTGAGTTATCGTGACGCCGGTGTCGATATCGATGCCGGTGCCGAACTGGTCGAACGCATCAAATCCCATACCGAGCGCACCCGCCGTCCCGGCGTGCTGGGCAGCCTGGGCGGCTTCGGCGCCCTGTTCGAACTCCCGACCGACCGCTATCGCCGGCCCGTGCTGGTCTCCGGCACCGACGGCGTGGGCACCAAGCTCAAGCTGGCCATGATGCTGAACCGCCACGACACCATCGGCATCGACCTGGTCGCCATGTGCGTCAACGACATCGTCGTCACCGGCGCCGAGCCCCTGTTCTTCCTCGATTATTACGCGACAGGCCATCTCGACGTCGAAGTGGCCGCCCAGGTCGTCAAAGGCATCGCCGACGGCTGCGAACTGGCGGGCTGCGCCCTGACCGGCGGCGAGACCGCCGAAATGCCCGGCATGTACGAAGCAGGGGATTACGACCTGGCCGGTTTCGCCGTGGGCATCGTCGAAAAGGACCGCATCCTCGACGGACAGGGCGTACAGGCGGGCGACGTCCTGCTCGGCCTGGCCTCCAGCGGCCCGCACTCCAACGGCTATTCGCTGATCCGCAAGCTGGTCGAGGTCAGCCACGCCGACCTCGACCAGCCCTGCGGCACCACCAGCCTGGGCGAGGCCCTGCTGGCGCCGACCCGCATCTACGTCAAACCCCTGCTGCACCTGCTCGAACAACTGCCGATCCACGCCCTGGCCCATATCACCGGCGGCGGCCTGACCGAGAACCTGCCGCGGGTGCTGCCGGAGGGCACCGGTGCCGTCGTCGATCCCCGGGCCTGGGTGCGCCCCCCGGTGTTCGACTGGCTGCAGCAAGCCGGTAACGTGGAAGCACAGGAAATGCTGCGCACCTTCAACTGCGGCATCGGCATGATGGTCGTGCTGCCCGAAGAACATGCCGCGACGGCCAGCGAATATTGCCGAGAGCAAGGTATCGAGGCCTGGACGATCGGCCGCATCGAAGCCACGCCGGGCCAGACACCCGGAGTGCGCTACCAGGGCGCATGA
- a CDS encoding AI-2E family transporter, which yields MIDNSRLMFWFVLALVGAVLVYLLAPILTPFIAGALLAYLGDPLADRLEARKLSRTASVIVVFVLLLGGVLALLVLIVPVLESQLLDLIRKMPEWLGWLNAQLKPWLESHLGIKAVLPDPTELKSMLQSHLAGAGSLAKVALDTLGRSGALLFSWLANLFLIPVVTFYLLRDWDRLMAHLRELLPRRAEPIVTALARESDEVLAAFLRGQFLVMLALGAIYSIGLWLAGLQFALLIGMLAGLVSFVPYMGFIVGIVVAGLAMFLQTQEWLELWKVLLVFGIGQALEGTVLTPLLVGDRIGLHPVAVIFAVLAGGQLFGFFGVLLALPVAAVIAVLLRYLHRTYKHSGLYGSASPSKSEE from the coding sequence ATGATCGACAACAGCCGTCTGATGTTCTGGTTCGTCCTGGCGCTGGTCGGGGCGGTGCTGGTATACCTGCTGGCGCCCATCCTGACGCCGTTCATCGCCGGGGCGCTGCTGGCCTATCTCGGCGATCCGCTGGCCGACCGCCTGGAGGCCCGCAAGCTGTCGCGCACCGCTTCCGTCATCGTGGTCTTCGTGCTGCTGCTGGGCGGCGTGCTGGCGCTGCTGGTGCTGATCGTGCCGGTGTTGGAGTCCCAGCTCCTCGATCTGATCCGCAAGATGCCGGAATGGCTCGGCTGGCTGAACGCACAGCTCAAGCCCTGGCTGGAGTCGCATCTGGGCATCAAGGCGGTGCTGCCGGACCCGACAGAACTTAAATCCATGTTGCAGAGCCACCTGGCCGGGGCGGGCAGCCTGGCCAAGGTGGCGCTGGATACGCTGGGGCGCTCCGGGGCGCTGCTGTTCAGCTGGCTGGCGAACCTGTTTCTGATCCCGGTGGTGACCTTCTACCTGCTGCGCGACTGGGACCGGCTCATGGCTCACTTGCGCGAGTTGCTGCCGCGGCGGGCCGAGCCGATCGTCACCGCCCTGGCACGGGAGTCGGACGAGGTGCTGGCGGCCTTTTTGCGCGGGCAGTTCCTGGTCATGCTCGCCCTGGGGGCGATTTATTCCATCGGCCTGTGGCTGGCAGGCCTGCAGTTCGCCCTGTTGATCGGCATGCTGGCCGGCCTGGTCAGTTTCGTGCCCTACATGGGCTTTATCGTCGGCATCGTGGTGGCCGGGCTCGCCATGTTCCTGCAGACCCAGGAATGGCTGGAGCTGTGGAAGGTGCTGCTGGTGTTCGGCATCGGGCAGGCCCTGGAGGGCACCGTGCTGACCCCGCTGCTGGTGGGAGATCGCATCGGGCTGCATCCGGTGGCGGTGATTTTCGCCGTCCTGGCCGGCGGCCAGTTGTTCGGTTTCTTCGGCGTGCTGCTGGCCCTGCCGGTTGCCGCCGTGATCGCCGTTCTGCTGCGTTACCTGCACCGGACCTATAAGCACAGCGGTTTGTACGGCAGCGCCTCGCCCTCGAAGTCGGAGGAGTGA
- a CDS encoding DUF2066 domain-containing protein — protein MIQDARGFSLFHRLGLVFAGLCFALTLLPRPAHAVLVNNLYKDSVAVATRDRDERLDAFKQALAQVLVKMTGDGQVSAQPNVANLLDTATRYVQQYVYQEAPGGQGYNLTITFDGKALTRDLVDLGLPVWPAERPATLLWLGVENQGQRSIVSGSSSSTAAQAAQQAAQARGVPILLPLMDLQDKAQVSYSDIAGGFYDDVLKASQRYKADDVLVARVQNQAGGWVGRWHLSINGRTDDWQDSGATLQAVVQDGINQLSDRLAARMASSGTTDQASALEVSVKGIDTLSQYVKVRDYLKQVGLITLVRAVIVKPDEVVYLVRSRGTPKDLERVLLLGDTLQKAPTPAPESFAPAMPSPTPSANNAPGTQPAAPAAQQAPMQPVILHFMLQ, from the coding sequence ATGATCCAGGACGCCCGCGGTTTTTCCCTTTTCCATCGGCTCGGCCTCGTCTTCGCCGGGCTTTGTTTCGCACTGACGCTGCTGCCCCGTCCCGCGCATGCAGTGCTGGTGAACAACCTCTATAAGGACAGCGTCGCGGTGGCCACCCGCGACCGGGATGAACGCCTCGACGCCTTCAAGCAGGCGCTCGCCCAGGTGCTGGTCAAGATGACCGGGGACGGTCAGGTGTCGGCCCAGCCGAACGTGGCCAATCTGCTCGACACCGCCACGCGTTACGTGCAGCAGTACGTTTATCAGGAAGCGCCCGGCGGGCAGGGCTACAACCTGACCATCACCTTCGACGGCAAGGCGCTGACCCGCGATCTGGTCGACCTGGGCCTGCCGGTCTGGCCGGCGGAACGGCCCGCGACCCTGCTGTGGCTGGGGGTCGAAAACCAGGGGCAGCGGTCCATAGTGAGCGGTTCCAGCAGTTCGACGGCGGCCCAGGCCGCGCAACAGGCGGCCCAGGCGCGCGGTGTGCCGATTCTGCTGCCGCTGATGGATCTGCAGGACAAGGCGCAGGTTTCCTATTCGGATATCGCCGGCGGTTTCTACGACGACGTGCTGAAGGCCTCGCAGCGCTACAAGGCGGACGACGTGCTGGTCGCGCGGGTGCAAAACCAGGCCGGCGGCTGGGTCGGCCGCTGGCATCTGTCCATCAACGGCCGGACCGACGACTGGCAGGACAGCGGAGCGACTCTGCAGGCCGTGGTGCAGGACGGCATCAACCAGTTGTCCGACCGCCTGGCGGCGCGCATGGCCTCGTCCGGGACGACGGACCAGGCCTCTGCCCTGGAGGTTTCCGTCAAGGGTATCGACACCCTGAGCCAATACGTGAAGGTACGCGATTACCTCAAGCAGGTCGGCCTGATTACCCTGGTGCGCGCCGTTATCGTGAAACCCGACGAGGTGGTCTATCTGGTCAGGTCGCGCGGAACCCCCAAGGACCTGGAGCGGGTATTGCTGCTCGGGGACACCCTGCAGAAGGCGCCGACTCCCGCTCCCGAGAGCTTCGCGCCAGCGATGCCGTCGCCCACGCCATCGGCGAATAACGCGCCGGGCACGCAGCCTGCAGCCCCGGCGGCGCAGCAGGCCCCGATGCAGCCGGTCATCCTGCACTTCATGCTGCAATAG
- a CDS encoding NAD(P)/FAD-dependent oxidoreductase: protein MSDRFDLAIIGSGPGGYRAAILAALRGLSVAIIEKNDWGGCCLNRGCVPKKAWHHTAQLIAGQRAFAERGISGTLQGDMMQAWEHQETVVKTVQDSYVDYMKRLKVTPIEGAARFQDRETLTVTASDGSERTLHAKHTIIATGGSPHIPEPFAEVDGKVLTSDMLFDSPPPAGKRVAVIGSGVIATEFAFIFSMLGKEVVWLARSPMLRKIPFSPQAVGTLREALKRHDIELQNGVHFERVDTDGDGVRIHLAEGETVEVDWVCLGTGRVPYTEGLGLEAAGVKTDANGFVQRNTHLQTDADNIYAIGDVACEMMTANHAISDATVAVDNIIEGNTRSQDSLWVPIVVYSAVELARLGMDEDMAEDEELEPAIGFAAFETSPRALGQDDTDGFVRLLSDMDSGRLLGGEIVGAEAGELITILSLAPDHETALRWLASGTYNHPARAEEIINATETLASKWGLQGEIFG from the coding sequence ATGTCCGACCGTTTCGACCTCGCCATTATCGGCTCCGGTCCCGGTGGTTACCGGGCCGCCATTCTCGCCGCCTTGCGCGGCCTGTCCGTCGCCATTATCGAAAAGAACGACTGGGGCGGCTGCTGCCTGAACCGCGGCTGCGTGCCCAAAAAGGCCTGGCATCACACGGCCCAACTGATCGCCGGCCAGCGTGCCTTCGCCGAACGCGGCATCAGCGGCACGCTGCAGGGCGACATGATGCAGGCCTGGGAACACCAGGAAACGGTGGTCAAGACGGTACAGGACAGCTACGTCGACTACATGAAGCGCCTCAAGGTCACCCCCATCGAGGGCGCGGCCCGTTTCCAGGATCGCGAGACCCTGACCGTCACTGCCAGCGACGGCAGCGAGCGCACGCTGCACGCCAAGCACACCATCATCGCCACCGGCGGCAGCCCCCACATACCCGAACCCTTCGCGGAGGTGGACGGCAAGGTGCTCACCTCCGACATGCTGTTCGACAGCCCGCCACCGGCCGGTAAACGGGTCGCCGTCATCGGCAGCGGCGTAATCGCCACCGAATTCGCCTTTATCTTCAGCATGCTGGGCAAGGAGGTTGTCTGGCTGGCCCGCTCGCCCATGCTGCGCAAGATCCCCTTCAGCCCGCAGGCCGTCGGCACCTTGCGCGAAGCCCTGAAGCGCCACGACATCGAGCTGCAAAACGGCGTGCATTTCGAGCGCGTCGATACCGACGGCGACGGCGTGCGCATTCATCTCGCCGAGGGTGAGACCGTGGAGGTCGACTGGGTCTGCCTCGGCACCGGTCGCGTCCCCTACACCGAAGGGCTGGGCCTGGAGGCCGCAGGCGTCAAGACCGATGCGAACGGTTTCGTGCAACGCAACACCCATCTGCAGACGGATGCCGACAACATCTACGCCATCGGCGACGTCGCCTGCGAGATGATGACCGCGAATCACGCCATCTCGGACGCCACCGTGGCCGTGGACAACATCATCGAGGGCAACACCCGCAGCCAGGACAGTCTGTGGGTGCCGATCGTGGTCTACAGCGCCGTCGAACTGGCGCGCCTGGGCATGGACGAGGACATGGCCGAGGACGAGGAACTGGAACCGGCAATCGGTTTCGCCGCCTTCGAGACCTCGCCGCGCGCCCTGGGCCAGGACGATACGGACGGATTCGTGCGCCTGCTCAGCGACATGGACAGCGGCCGCCTGCTGGGAGGCGAGATCGTGGGCGCCGAGGCCGGGGAGCTGATCACCATCCTGTCACTGGCGCCGGACCACGAAACCGCACTGCGCTGGCTCGCCTCGGGCACCTACAACCACCCTGCGCGGGCCGAGGAGATCATCAACGCCACCGAGACCCTGGCCAGCAAGTGGGGCCTGCAGGGAGAAATCTTCGGTTGA
- a CDS encoding DUF2069 domain-containing protein: MLALTRWMTLAGVAGVTLSLALQILLPVTGPHLGLRSFLLLLLLTPLVAGLPGLVAARPYTHAWISMAALFYFTIGVWNAAGSASRPWGIAEIIASLLLFIGAVLFTRLKARSLRDSAQ; encoded by the coding sequence ATGTTGGCATTGACCCGTTGGATGACGCTTGCCGGCGTCGCGGGCGTGACCCTCAGCCTGGCGCTGCAGATCCTGCTGCCGGTCACGGGGCCCCACCTCGGTCTGCGCAGCTTCCTGCTGCTGCTCCTGCTCACCCCGCTGGTCGCGGGGCTGCCGGGACTGGTCGCCGCCAGACCCTATACCCATGCCTGGATCAGCATGGCGGCATTGTTCTATTTCACCATCGGGGTATGGAACGCAGCCGGCAGCGCGTCGCGCCCCTGGGGCATTGCGGAGATCATCGCCAGCCTGCTGCTGTTCATCGGCGCCGTCCTGTTCACCCGGCTCAAGGCCCGCAGCCTGCGCGACAGCGCCCAATGA
- the yjgA gene encoding ribosome biogenesis factor YjgA, which translates to MQDESSYERKSKSQLKREAHALQELGERLLTLNEETLAALPLPDELRQALAEGRQIRARGALRRQRQYIGKLMRGIDPEPIRAALAKRRHGD; encoded by the coding sequence ATGCAGGATGAATCGAGTTACGAAAGAAAAAGCAAATCCCAGCTCAAGCGCGAGGCCCATGCGCTGCAGGAACTGGGTGAGCGCCTGCTCACCCTCAATGAAGAGACGCTGGCAGCCCTACCCCTCCCCGACGAACTGCGCCAGGCGCTCGCCGAGGGGCGCCAGATCCGCGCCCGCGGCGCGCTGCGCCGTCAACGCCAGTACATCGGCAAGCTGATGCGCGGTATCGATCCCGAACCGATACGCGCCGCCCTGGCCAAACGCCGCCACGGGGACTGA
- the pmbA gene encoding metalloprotease PmbA, protein MSELQRAEIQFERLEQSVQDALDAARAAGATGAEASASAGQGLSVNVRLGEVETLEYHKDQGVAVTVYIGKQKGSASTSDLKPEAIREAAKAACRIARQTAEDDCHGLADPARMAMNYPDLDLDHPWQLTGEQAIDLARSCEEAARRADQRIVNSEGAGVDSYRGTSVYGNTNGFIGGYSGTRHSLSCSVIGEQDGAMQRDYWYSVARNADLLESAEAVGAEAARRTVARLGGRRLGTRKAPVVFTADLARGLLGHLVSAVRGAALYRKASFLLDHLGRPVFPDGIRVYEEPHLPGALGSAPFDSEGVATQARDLVHDGRLEGYVLDSYSACRLGMQTTGNAGGVHNLGIDAGQRHDLAGLLGEMGTGLLVTELIGHGINMVTGDYSRGAAGFWVENGELQYAVEEITVAGSLKDMFMGLAAVGTDTDLRGNIRTGSWLLNEMTIAGE, encoded by the coding sequence ATGAGTGAACTGCAGCGTGCCGAAATCCAGTTCGAACGGCTGGAGCAGTCGGTCCAGGATGCATTGGATGCCGCCCGCGCCGCCGGCGCCACGGGTGCCGAAGCCAGCGCCAGCGCCGGGCAGGGCCTGTCGGTGAACGTCCGTCTGGGCGAGGTGGAGACGCTCGAGTACCACAAGGATCAGGGCGTGGCGGTTACCGTCTACATCGGCAAGCAGAAAGGTTCGGCCAGCACCTCCGATCTCAAGCCGGAGGCCATCCGGGAAGCGGCCAAGGCCGCCTGCCGCATCGCCCGCCAGACCGCGGAAGACGATTGCCACGGGCTGGCGGATCCCGCGCGCATGGCCATGAATTACCCCGACCTCGACCTGGACCATCCCTGGCAGCTGACCGGCGAACAGGCCATCGATCTGGCCCGCAGCTGTGAGGAAGCGGCGCGCCGTGCGGATCAGCGCATCGTCAATTCCGAGGGTGCCGGCGTCGACAGCTATCGCGGCACCAGCGTGTACGGCAACACCAACGGATTCATCGGCGGTTATTCGGGAACCCGCCACAGCCTGAGTTGCTCGGTCATCGGCGAGCAGGACGGCGCCATGCAACGCGATTACTGGTACAGCGTGGCCCGCAACGCCGACCTGCTGGAATCGGCCGAGGCCGTGGGTGCGGAGGCCGCCCGCCGGACGGTGGCGCGGCTCGGTGGGCGCCGCCTGGGGACGCGCAAGGCCCCGGTCGTATTCACGGCGGACCTGGCGCGCGGTCTGCTGGGGCATCTGGTTTCGGCGGTGCGTGGTGCGGCGCTGTACCGCAAGGCGAGCTTCCTGCTCGATCACCTGGGCCGTCCGGTCTTCCCCGACGGCATCCGCGTCTACGAGGAGCCGCATCTGCCGGGCGCCTTGGGCAGCGCCCCCTTCGATTCGGAAGGCGTGGCCACGCAGGCCCGCGACCTGGTCCACGACGGCCGGCTCGAAGGCTACGTGCTGGACAGCTATTCCGCCTGCCGCCTGGGCATGCAGACCACCGGCAATGCGGGAGGCGTGCACAACCTCGGCATCGATGCGGGGCAACGGCACGATCTCGCCGGCTTGCTGGGCGAGATGGGTACCGGACTGCTGGTGACCGAGCTCATCGGGCATGGCATCAACATGGTGACGGGCGATTATTCGCGCGGCGCGGCCGGTTTCTGGGTGGAAAACGGCGAGCTTCAGTATGCGGTCGAGGAAATCACCGTCGCCGGCAGTCTCAAGGACATGTTCATGGGGCTGGCGGCGGTGGGCACGGACACGGACCTGCGCGGCAACATTCGCACCGGCTCCTGGCTGCTCAACGAAATGACCATTGCGGGCGAGTGA
- a CDS encoding CDP-alcohol phosphatidyltransferase family protein, with translation MSPRDIPNLITFLRLALVPPTVAFLFLGDFGRALVLFAVAGLSDGLDGFLARRFDWGSRLGAFLDPLADKLLMLGTYLALGWREMLPLWLVGLIVLRDVVIMGGAVAYHFKTHRLEMAPMRISKINTALQVLLVILVLAGVFWPAIEPVVQGLIWIVALTTLASGVQYVRVWSRRAAQEEEGA, from the coding sequence GTGAGCCCACGCGACATACCGAATCTGATCACCTTCCTGCGTCTGGCTCTCGTTCCCCCTACGGTCGCTTTCCTGTTTCTGGGGGATTTCGGCCGGGCGCTGGTGTTGTTCGCCGTCGCCGGCCTGTCCGACGGCCTGGACGGTTTCCTCGCCCGGCGTTTCGACTGGGGGTCGCGGCTCGGCGCCTTCCTCGACCCGCTGGCGGACAAACTGCTCATGCTGGGCACCTATCTGGCCCTCGGCTGGCGCGAAATGCTGCCGTTGTGGCTGGTGGGGCTGATCGTGCTGCGTGATGTGGTGATCATGGGCGGGGCGGTCGCTTACCATTTCAAGACCCATCGCCTCGAGATGGCGCCGATGCGCATCAGCAAGATCAATACCGCGCTGCAGGTGCTGCTGGTCATCCTGGTGCTGGCCGGGGTGTTCTGGCCGGCGATCGAACCGGTGGTGCAGGGGCTGATCTGGATCGTGGCGCTGACCACCCTGGCCAGCGGCGTGCAGTATGTCCGGGTATGGAGCCGCCGTGCCGCGCAGGAAGAGGAGGGGGCATGA